The Amycolatopsis tolypomycina region TGGACCACGGTGTTCGCCGACGACTTCACCGGCGGATCCGGAACCCTGCCGAACAGCGCGAACTGGATCATCGACACCGGCCACGGCTACCCCGGCGGCCCCGGCAACTGGGGCACCGGCGAGATCCAGAACTACACGGCGAGCACGGCCAACCTCGCCCAGGACGGCGCCGGCAACCTCCGCATCACGCCGTTGCGCGACGGCGCGGGCAACTGGACGTCGGCGCGGATCGAGACCCAGCGCACCGACTTCAAGCCCCCGGCGGGCGGCGTCATGCGGATCGAAAGCCGGCTCCAGATGCCGAACGTCACCGGCGCGGCCGCGCTCGGCTACTGGCCCGCCTTCTGGGCCCTCGGCGGCCCGTACCGCGGCAACTACTGGAACTGGCCCGCCATCGGCGAGTTCGACATCATGGAGAACGTCAACGGGATCAACTCCGTCTGGGGCGTCCTGCACTGCGGCGTCAACCCGGGCGGCCCGTGCAACGAGACCACCGGCCTGCCGAACAACCGCGCGTGCCCCGGCAGCAGCTGCCAGTCGGCCTTCCACACCTACCGCTTCGAATGGGACGCGAGCACCAGCCCGCAGGTCTTCCGCTGGTTCGTCGACGGGCAGCAGTTCCACTCGGTGAGCCAGAACCAGCTCGACGCGACGACGTGGGCCAACATGACCAGCCACGCCGGCTACTTCGTGCTGCTGAACGT contains the following coding sequences:
- a CDS encoding carbohydrate-binding protein — its product is MPRLRFTVGAVLGAALIAIPLTLPAAASIPPPESGWTTVFADDFTGGSGTLPNSANWIIDTGHGYPGGPGNWGTGEIQNYTASTANLAQDGAGNLRITPLRDGAGNWTSARIETQRTDFKPPAGGVMRIESRLQMPNVTGAAALGYWPAFWALGGPYRGNYWNWPAIGEFDIMENVNGINSVWGVLHCGVNPGGPCNETTGLPNNRACPGSSCQSAFHTYRFEWDASTSPQVFRWFVDGQQFHSVSQNQLDATTWANMTSHAGYFVLLNVAIGGAFPNNNSGTTTPGPGIVPGRPMVVDYVTVSTRGGGGGTTTPPTTTTPPSGGGSAYGTIQAESFSQQSGMITETTTDTGGGQNVGAVANGDWALYPNVDFGSSAATNFQARVASGAASGVSGLVEVRLDSRSNAPIGSFAVGNTGGWQSWRTVPANISAVTGVHNVYLTFTSGQPADFVNLNWFTFVH